A window of Fusobacteriaceae bacterium genomic DNA:
GGGGTCTCGACGAAACCAGGCGGTTTTTGAACAACCTGGGCTTCGTCGAGGGGTCCCGTGTTTCTGTGATCTCCAAAACAAGCGGCAATGTCATTGTCAATGTGAAGGAGTCGCGGGTTGCCCTCGGTAAGCAGACGGCAAACAAAATCATCGTAGATGAGGAGAATA
This region includes:
- a CDS encoding ferrous iron transport protein A; translation: MMPLSFADVGAVVAIKKIGGLDETRRFLNNLGFVEGSRVSVISKTSGNVIVNVKESRVALGKQTANKIIVDEENMRE